Genomic segment of Gloeocapsa sp. PCC 7428:
ATTGACAGAGATTGTACATTGATTTGTCGGCATTGCGATCGCCGCGTCGCTTGTAGATAAAGGCATAATAAGGAAAGATTAAAGATTGTTAAATTCCTGAGAGGAGTTGAGTATGAGTCGCCAGCAGGCTATTGTGATCGGAGCCGGTATCGGTGGGTTAGCTATGGGAATTCGCCTGCAAAGCTTGGGATTCGACACTACCATTGTAGAAAAACTTGATAGTCCTGGTGGACGGGCGTACGTGCGTCATGCGGATGGATTTACTTTTGATATGGGACCTACGGTGATCACAGTTCCCCATTTTATCGAAGAACTGTTTTCCCTCGAACGCGATCGCGCAGATCTCGCAACGCCAGATTTTCCAGATGAAATTGTTGATGAAAGTAAAAGAATTAAAACTGGTGTTTCTGGTGGTTCAAACACGAGTCGTTATGTCAAAATTGTGCCGATTCTGCCGTTTTATCGCATTTATTTCGACGATGGTTCTTTCTTCGACTACGATGGCGATCCAGTGCATACCCGCGAACAGATTCAGCGCTTGGGCGAACCTGGCGATTTAGAAGGCTACGAACGGTTTCACCAAGATGCAAAAGCAATTTTTGATCGCGGCTTTTTAGAACTTGGTTACACGCACTTTGGCACAGTTGGATCGATGCTCAAAGTTGCTCCCGATCTGATGCGCTTGGATGCGGTGCGCAATCTCTTTAGCTTCAGTAGCAAGTATTTTAAAAGCGACAAGCTGCGACAAGTTTTTAGTTTTGAAACTTTGCTAGTTGGCGGAAATCCGCTATCTGTTCCCGCAATTTACGCGATGATTCACTTTGTCGAGAAAACCTGGGGTATTCATTTCGCGATGGGTGGTACGGGCGCGCTTGTGAATGGCTTTGTGCGCAAATTTGAAGAACTCGGCGGCAAAATGCTTTATAATGCCGAAGTTACCCAGATTAATGTTACGCGCCAAGGACGCAAAAAAGTTGCGACAGGTATCACTTTAGCAGATGGTAGCGTATTAAATGCTGATTTGGTAGTATCTAACGGCGATTGGGCAAATACTTACGGTAAATTAATTGACTCGAAATATCGACGGTGGAATAGTGACACCCGCATCAAACTCACTCAACAGTCGATGTCATTGTTTGTCATTTATTTTGGATTCAAAGCCGATGGGCGCGAAGCAGACAAACTGCGCCACCACACGATCATCCTTGGTCCACGCTATGAAGAACTTTTAAGAGATATCTTTGGACGTAAAATCTTAGCAGCAGATTTCTCACAATACTTACACGTTCCCACATTAACCGACCCATCGCTCGCTCCTCCTGGTCATCATGCGGCATATACTCTATTACCTGTACCGCATAATGGTTCTAAATTAGATTGGCAGCAATTGGGAGAACCGCTGGCGGATACGGTTTTGAAGTTTATCGACGAACGCGGTTATTTACCAGGATTGACTGAGCGTTTAGTACACAAAAGCTTTATTACGCCAGATTACTTCGAGCATACACTTAATTCATATGTAGGTAATGCTTTTGGTCCAGAACCTCGGTTGTACCAGTCAGCGTTTTTCCGTCCGCACAATCGCAGCGAAGATATTGCGAATCTCTATCTTGTCGGTGCGGGGACGCAACCAGGGGCAGGAACTCCTAGCGTCATGATGTCGGCTAAAATGACTGCACGCTTAATCGCACAAGATTTTAAAGTAGCAAATGAAATCGTTAATGCGCAGCCCGAACCAAAATTAACTTATCGATAGTTCGTGATTTAAGAAGTGCGATCGCTTTTCATTACACTTGAGAAGAAGCGATCGCTTTTTTCTGGCATTAGTCCTAGGATTTGATGTAATATGAGTGTCACTCTACAACTTCCCCTAGTTCTCAAACTTACTAATATTCTTCCTGAATTTGTTTTAGATTTACAGCCAATTTTTGCCTAATCTAACGTAATTTGCTCTAATAAGTAGCTGGGCATAATTAAACTATCACACTTTTTGAGGTCGGTAATGGTTGATTCTTAATAAGTATTTTTCCAATGAGCAATTACCAATTACTAACCTTTGAGATACGTTATATTTTTATCCACTTACTTACAGATGTTTTTGTATTTATCAAAGCTATTACCTTTATTTTTCTACCCGCTAGGATTGGCGTGTATTCTCATCATATTTGCCTTAATAACGTTGTGGAAAAAACCGCGTCAAGCATCAACGGCGTTAACTATAGCCCTTGTCGTTTTGTTATTGGCGAGTAACGGCTGGGTTTCGCGATCTTTAGTGCGATCGCTCGAATTTCAAAATATTCCCCAGCAATTACCCAATGCTGACGCTATCGTCGTTTTAGGCGGTGCTACTAAACCTGCATTTCCGCCACGCCCTTCTGTAGACTTATCTGAAGAAAGCGATCGCATGTTTTATGCGGCACAGTTGTATCATCAAAAAAAAGCGCCTTTCGTAATTCTTAGCGGTGGGCGGATCGATTGGAGTGGTGCTGGTCCATCGGAATCTGCTGATATGGCAATTATTATGCAGCAGTTGGGCGTACCAGAATCGGCAATTATTCAAGAACCAGACTCGCTCAACACCTACGAAAATGCAGTTAATGTCAAAAAAATTCTGCGATCGCGTCAGTTTAATCAAGTATTACTCGTCACTTCTGCAATGCATATGCCGCGATCGCTTGCCATCTTTAATAAACTAAAAATTTCAGCGATTCCCGCACCTACCGATTTTTTAGCAAGCGGTGATATGCAATATATCAGTAATTCTTCTGAAGCTGCACTGTTGAATTTACTACCAGAAGCCGAGCGATTGTATCAGTCTACTCGTGCTTTGAAAGAATATGTTGGTTTAGTCGTTTATCGTTTACGCGGTTGGTTGTAAGAAAGACGAAACTCTGAACCTCTGCTGTTAGTCTGCAAAGGCAGACTTTGCCTGGGTAGGCGCGACCGCTAGTCGCTAGCCAGAAAAGATTTGTCAATCAATCAGTTAGCTACTAAATTATGCATTTAGACACAAATTTCTCTTTGTCGCGATCGCTATAATTGCAGCAAGATGACTTCTTTTGCTCAACTCATGGCTAACCAGTTTCATTACATCATCCCCCTGCTGCCACCGGAAACACAGGAGATTTTTGCAACTTACCAAGCAACACGCCAATTTTATCACGAAGTCCAAATACGTACAGAGTTGCAACAATATTGTGATTGGTATTTTACCACAGCCGAATGCCATAGACAAGAATTAGAGCAAATGCGTAGTGAAATCAATATTTTTAGTTGGTTTCGTCGGGCAAGGAGTTAGATAACAAATCATCTCCATCGCCCTTAGCCAAGATCCAAACTATGATAAAACCTCAATTTCAGTTTCGCGCAGATGAGCTTTGAACTTTTTAGTAAACTGAACTTGAATTGGCAAATTAGCGCTGATTGGTTTGCCTTGCCATTCATTAGCAAAACTCACAATCTCGCCTTCTAAGCCTTTGATATCAAAAGGTTCACCGCGATGTTCGGGATGATGGTAAACAATGACTGATTCTTTAACGCGGACGCGATCGCCAACTTTCATAGACTTGTAATTAGAGTGTTTCCCTCTCAAGAAGCAATGCAAAATTATTCAATACAATTGCTTATTCCAGACAACCTCTTTATCTTTGCATAAGATTGTCCCTTGTTATACACATTAAGCCATAAATGAGGGGTCAGAGGTCAGGGATCAGGGAGTTGAAGTGCGGTACTGCGTGAGCTTAAAAAACTTTTAAATTCAATTAAACTTACTCCTGATTAGACGAAGCATGGGCTAGATTGGTATTAATGATACAGTCTGAGGTCATTATCTCTTGCTAGCGCATTCTATAATGGCAGCGTGTCTAGAAGCAGATCAAGCCACTTCTTATATCAGTAGATTACTGTGCACTTAGCTATTTAAACACCAAGATGCCGATAAACGTCACGCTATTATGGTTAATAGCAGGGGCAATTCTCTGTTTGATGGAACTAGTGCTACCAACGGCGTTTGTCGCTTTTATGATGGGGCTTAGTGCCTTTGTTGTGGCAATAGTATCATTAATCGTTCCCCAATTGAGCTTGCAAGCTTTCTTGTGGCTAGGGCTATCAGCGGCTTTGATCTTACTGTCGCGCCGTTTATTGATACCCAAGCGCAAAAAACTACAAGAGGCATTTATTGCTGAGACATTAACTGAAATTCCCGCTGGTAGAGATGGGAGAGTTATTTATGAAGGAAATTCTTGGCGGGCGCGGTGTGAGGATCGGCATTTAGCGATCGCGCCTTCTCAAAAAGTCTATGTTGTCCGCCGTGAAGGTACGACTTTGATTGTTGTACCAGAAGATCTGTTGCATTGAAAGGGGTGAGGGGCGAGGAGTGAGGGGTGAGTGAATGGCAGAATTTACAGCTTTCACTATGTGTTAGAACAGATTTTGCAACAGTAGTGTTTCTCGCTTTCTATCTCATTGCAAACTATTTAAAAACTGCCTCTATCTCCCAAATTAGTAGCTTTAGCATCAACAGAAAAGAACATGAATGAATTATTTTTGCTTGTCGCCTTAGCGCTGGGTGGTTCTGCTTTAGCAGGTTCGGTGAAAGTTATCAATCAAGGTAACGAAGCGTTGGTAGAAAGACTCGGTAGTTATAATAAAAAGCTCGAACCTGGATTGAACTTTGTTTTTCCCTTCGTCGATAAAGTTGTTTTTCGCGAAACAATTCGAGAAAAAGTGCTTGACATCCCACCACAAAAGTGCATTACGCGCGATAACGTCTCCATTGAAGTTGATGCGGTTGTGTACTGGCGGATTGTTGATATGGAGAAAGCTTGGTACAGAGTAGAAAATCTCCAATCAGCGATGGTGAATTTGGTTTTAACGCAAATTCGTTCAGAAATGGGTAGATTAGAGCTAGATGAAACGTTTACGGCTCGCGCTCAAATCAATGAAATATTATTACGCGATTTAGATATTGCCACAGATCCTTGGGGAGTCAAAGTTACGCGAGTAGAATTGCGAGATATTATTCCTTCGCTTGCGGTTCAAGAATCGATGGAATTGCAAATGTCTGCTGAACGACGCAAACGGGCGGCAATATTGACATCCGAAGGCGAGCGCGAATCGGCGGTGAATAGCGCTAAAGGTAGAGCCGAAGCCCAAATCCTGGAAGCGGAAGCGCAACAAAAAGCAACGATTCTCCAAGCGGAAGCGCACCAAAAAACAATTGTTCTACACGCTCAAGCCGAACGTCAACAGCAAGTTCTCAAAGCCCAAGCAACCGCAGAAGCTTTACAAATCATCACGAAAACGCTGCAAACGAGTCCTGAGGCGCGAGAAGCGCTGCAATTTTTAATTGCACAGAATTATCTCGACATGGGAACAAAAATCGGTAGTAGCGACAGTAGTAAAGTGATGTTTATGGACCCGCGTAGTATCCCTGCAACGATCGAAGGAATGCGTTCGATTGTGTCTGATGGTTCTAATAACTTACCGCAGGTGAATGGCGATCGCATTAACTAAATAGAGCCGAGGAGCGAGTCAAAGAGTGACTAGTAGTTAGTATTTAGTGGATAGTAGAAGAGTAGACCTCCTGCGTGAAGCGAATCGCGAATAAATTCGCTAGCTAAATAAAACAGAGTCCACCGACCTAGTCTTATCCGTAAAAATCTTGTTTTAGTGTACGAAGGTACACTTTGCTTGGATAGCCCTGAAGGAAGTCGGAGGGCGTCTGTGATTCATGCAGGAGGTCTAGTTGCTAGTGACTAGCGATCAAGTGGAAAATATTTATACATAGTATTTCTCCTCTGCCCCTCTGCTTCCTCTGCCCCTGAAGCTTCCTACTCAGCACCTACACCCGCAGCTTGGGCCATCTGACATTGATTACATAGCCCGAAAAACTCTAAGGTGTGGTAGAAGATTTTGAACTGGTGGGCTTGGTGCAATTGAGTTTCTAGATCGTGTACAGGGCATTGATTGATAGCAATCGATCTGCCACACTGCAAACAAGTCAAATGGTGCTTATCTTGCTGCACTGAACTATACAGCGATTCTCCAGAAGCCAGTGTCCGCACTTGCACTACGCCTTCAAGTTTTAAGGCTTCTAAGGCTCGATATACTGTCGCTAGCCCTACGCTTTGGTTGCGATTGCGTAACTCTACATAAATATCTTGAGCAGAAATTGCTTTGTTGATGCTTTTGAGCAATTTTAGGATTCGCTCCTGACTGCGAGTGCGTTCGGCTTTCATATACACTTACGGCATTTTTCCTATCTAAAAATCAAACTTGGAGATTTTCATAAGCTAGCTCAAACCGATACGCGAGTCATAACTATACTTTACTAAAAGTATAGACGCACTTAGCAACTCGGCAATTCAGTCATCAGCTGCTGAGTTTTAACATCAGAAATAGAACGAAGACGGTAGGATCATCTGTTGTGGCATTGATTCAAGAAAAACAAAGCGATGCGAAAATATCAGGCTCATATCTATGTTACTCTGCGACCCTCAGTTCTCGATCCTGCTGGCACAGCTGTCGTGTCTGGTTTACAGCATATGGGCTACGATACGGTTGAGCAGGTACGAATTGGCAAGTATATTGAACTTAGTTTAAGCGCCCAGGATGAGGATAGCGCGCGGCAGCAGTTAAATATTATTTGCGATCAGTTACTCGCTAACCCTGTCATTGAAAACTATCGCTTTGATTTAGTTGAACGAGAGGAAGTGTCAGCGTGAAATTTGGAATTGTCGTGTTTCCAGGGTCAAATTGCGATCGCGATGTTGCGTATGTTACGCGCGATTTGTTGCAGCAGCCAACGCGGATGATATGGCACGAAGAAACGGATATTAGCGATCTTGACGTCGTAATTATTCCTGGTGGCTTTAGTTATGGCGATTATCTTCGCTGTGGTGCGATCGCGCGTTTTTCACCGGTGATGCAACAAGTTGTCAAACACGCCGAGCAAGGTAAGTTTGTTTTAGGAATTTGCAACGGTTTTCAAGTATTAACTGAAGCAGGATTATTGCCTGGTGCGCTGATTCGCAATCGCGATTTGCATTTTATTTGCGATCGCGTTCCGCTCAAAGTCGAGCGTACTGATCTACCGTGGACGCAAAGCTATACACAAGGAGAAATTATTACTCTACCGCTCGCGCACGGCGAAGGTCAATTTTATGCTAATGAAGACACTATAAAACAACTCGAAGACAATAATCAAGTCATCTTTCGCTACTACGGTGACAATCCGAATGGCTCAATCAACAACATTGCAGGTATTTGCAACGCTAAGGGTAACGTCATCGGCATGATGCCACACCCCGAACGCGCCTCTGATCCTGTACTAGGTAATACTGACGGTTTAGGACTATTTAAGGGAATAGGAATGAGTGAAAAAGTGGCTAGTAGTTAGTGGTGAGTGATGAGTTTTGAGTTATGTAATTTCTTCCTCCGCTCTTGAAGCTTCCTACGACGCTGGAGTATCGCCAATTGAACCATAATCCGAACTGCCGAAAACTGCTTCAGGATAACGGTAATACTTGTATTCCATTAAGTTGTAAAACGGATCTTCTAAGAAGAACGTGCGGTGTTCTAAAGGTGAGTCGGGAAAACGATGTTTAGCTTCTTCGCGGAAGACTAATTTTTTTTCGCGTGCTCTTTCTAACAAATCTTTCCAGTCGTTTTCTGAGGTGAAAATAATGCCAAAATGCCTCGGATAAATACCTTTTTGGGGAGATACAGGCTCTTTCGTTAAGTGGGCAACTAACTGATGACCGTATAAATTGAGGATTAACGCGTGCTTATTTTCACGACCAGGGGTACACCCTAAACCATCAACATAATATGCTTTTGCTTGGGCAATATCGGTGACGGGAAAGGCAAGATGAAATAAAGTTTGGTTCATGGCACGTGTATCAGAGAGGCAAAGTAGATGCTATATACTTATTCGCTCAATTCCTGGCTCGTTGCAGTGGGTTTAAACACACTTTTGCTAGCGATCGCATGGATTGTACCAAAAAAGTTGTTAACGCCTGCGGGATTGTTTCATGCGTGGGTACTCGGCGTTCTCATCTGGGGAACTTTGAGTTGGCAAGGCTACGTTGTGGTGATGTTTTATTTTCTTGTCGGTTCGGCGGTGACGCGCCTGGGTATGGCGCAAAAAGAAGCCGCAGGAATTGCCGAAAAGCGATCCGGTGCGCGAGGACCTGAAAATGTTTGGGGTTCGGCTTTAACTGGTACATTATGTGCATTAGGAACCTTAGTCGTTTCTGCGTCAAAAGGAGATCGATTCATTGCATCGCTTCTGTTACTCGGCTACGTTGCAAGTTTTAGTACTAAACTTTCTGATACCTGTGCAAGTGAAGTCGGGAAAGCTTACGGTAAACGAACATTTTTGATTACGAATCTTCAGCCTGTACCGCGTGGAACGGAAGGCGCAGTATCTTTAGAAGGAACGTTAGCAGGCGTAGTTGCTTCGGGTGCGATCGCTTTTGTTGGTTGGGGTGTCGGCTTAATTGATTTACTCGGCGTTTTATTGTGTATTATGGCTGCGTTTATCGCCACGAATCTAGAAAGCGTGATTGGCGCAACATTACAAAACAAGTTTGACTGGCTAACGAATGAATTAGTCAATGTTTTAAATACGTTCATTGGTGCGATCGCAGCTATTTTACTCGCACTGCTATGGCATCAAGTATGAATAATTTCGACTAATAGCCATTGACCTGCATGATTTACCTTACCAGAAACCGTTATTGGTGAATTGTTAGGGTAAGCTTCTAGCTGGTGGTTAATGTGCGATCGCAATGTTACTAATATCCAACTACCGCAAAATTGCTGAGGTGTATCAATTTCAATAGTATAATTTTGTATATTATGTCTGTAAAAAGTTCCCGAAAAGTTGGTTGTGGTATCTGGCGGCATATCTTGATACACAACACACGGACAATTACCATCAATTGGGTATTTCTCTGGATTATCTAAGTAATATTTTTGCCAATATAACCACTCAGGATGCTGTGGCGGAAGATTAAATAAAGGCACGATCGCCGTTTCGACAAGTAATGCTTCTTGTAAAGTTCTCACAGCTAAATCGCGGGGTTGACACCTCTGTTCCACGCACAAAGCAGCCGCCATACCCGCCGCTTGTCCAATTCCCATGACAACAGGTTGTAAGCGAGTCGCTCCATTGGCAATATGCGATACAGAAATATTCTTTTCACACACCATTAATCCATCAATAGTTGCAGGAATCAAACAACCGTAAGGAATTGTAAACGGTGTTCCCGTCCAACGCCCGCCCCAACGTATTGATTTTGGCGCAAGCGGAAACTCAAAGCCTGGATAATGGTGATCGTTAGGATAGTTACCGAAGGCGATCGCATCAGGTTTTAAAGCGGCAACTTGTCCTGTTGGTATTGGTAAGATATCTTGTTCGCATACAGTCTCTAACCCGATGACACGGCGACTTTCTCGGTAGTAAGGATGCATCGCTAAACCTGTCTCAAAAACATTCGCCAAACCATAACGGCGACTCATTTGCGATTGAATAAAGTAAGCGAAATTTTGACTATGCCAAAAACACTCTTGCAGAAACTCGTTTCGCTTTGTTTCTGAGGTAATTAAACGTTCTACTTCTACACCGTAATCATTACCATGAACGGGCCAGTTAATCATAAATCGATTTTCTGGTAAGCGCCCGTAGTTTAAAAATTGCTCTACACCGTAGTTTTCCCACGCACGAGTAAACTTTGATGCATCGTAATTCGGTGCGGGTGCAATTTCTGGTGCTATATCTGTACCATAATCTTGCATAACGATAACCCAAGTCGGTGCTTGAACGGGGTATTGTGCAGTTAAAGCGTTAGGTTCTACTGGCGCACTTGGTTCGTTCCACGCTGACTGAAATTCCCAACCCCAGCGATAAGGAACATCCGCTAAAGCAAGGAGATCTCCCAATTCGGTAGCATCGAGAGTTATTTTTGCTGTCACTGCGAACTTGCGAAAACGAATGCCAGTAATACAACCGCCTTGGCGATAAACTTCTAAAGGAACGTCGCCACGAATCCAATGCAGATTGGGTAATGCTTGCACCCACTCAGCAAAAATCTGCGCCCCGATACGAGGATCGTAGCTGAAAAAACTTACCCAACTATTATCTAATCCTCCAGGTTGTCGCAGCTGTAATTCCTTTAAGAACGCACCCCAAAGACCTGTTTGAAAGGATTCTAACTCATTACCATCCGGCGCAGATACCCCAGCCGATGTCAACATTCCGCCTAACCAGGGAAATTCACTCACTAAAATTGTTTTTGCACCGCGTCGCGCTGAAGCGATCGCCGCAGCGGTTCCACCCGTACCACCCCCAACCACCAACACATCTGCTGTTAATATTTGCATTGCTATTTCGGATATTGCGTTTATGTATTACAATCGGCGACAAGGATTCTACACGCGATTTCACACAAATTATCATGTTAAGCTACAACGTTCCAACAGATGTAGTTGTACACTCTCAGCAGCTAAATCATACACCCACAGCCAAGCTTGTCAGTCCTAAAGGAGAAGAAATTCTTGTTTCCGAATCGACTTATCAAGTCTTACGCCAAGTCATCGAAGCGATAAAAGCAGGTCGAGCGATTACGATAGTTTCTCATGAGCAAGAATTGACAACGCAACAAGCCGCAAATCTGCTCAATGTTTCACGCCCATATCTTATCAAACTCTTAGAACAAGGAGAAATTCCGCATATCAAAGTCGGAACGCATCGTCGGGTACGGTTTCAAGATTTAATGCAATATAAGGAACAGCGAGACAGTAAGCGCCGAGAAGCCATGAAACAATTAACTCAATTTTTACAAGATGAGGGATTTTACGACGCAAAGATGAATGATTAATAGAATGCCATCTGTTATCTTGGATTCTTGCGTGCTATTTCCTATGCCTATGAGCTACTCCAAGTCGCCTGGCGGCTGAACTTGGAGTTTCTGTCGCTTCAACGAGGCAAGTTGCTTCATTCCTCCGCAGTCTTTGCGAACTGTGGGACTTGAAGTAGAGCTTTCCTCTCCACGATTAAGGACGTTAGTTCCTAGCGCCCATGACAGCATCACCTTAGCTGCGGCTACGTCCCTGTCATCGGTATAGCCACATTCTTTGCACTGGTGAGTGCGCTGGTCTAAGGTTTTCTTTTCTTGATGACCACAATTAGGGCAAGTTTGAGATGGCTTAACTTTTTGGGTAGGCACTTCCATGAATATGCCTCCAGCTTCAGCCAACTTATACTCAATAGCCAACCTTAATGCACCCATACCTACATCTAGCATTGAACGGTTGCGTCCGGTCTTTTGACGCTTTCGTTTACTGCCTTTCTTTGGCTTACGGGTCATGCCTTTGATATTGAGCTTTTCTGTCGCAACGAGGCTATTACTGCTTACTATCTCTGCTGCTACTTTATGCACCCAATCCTGTCTTTGGCTGGCAACTTTGCGTTGCAGGTTACTTACCTTCTTATTGGCTTTTTTCCACCTTTTAGAAGCTTTGATTTTTTTCTTAAAGTCGGGTTTAATCTTACGCCGTTTGATACGGGAAGCTTTGCTAATCCTCGTTTTCATGCTTGCTAAGAAGCGAGGATTTTCCACCATAGTGCCATCACTCGTTGCAACGGCGGTGAGACAACCAAAATCTAACCCAACAGCACCAGCCCCCGTCTCCCTAAACACTTCGCAATTAACCGTAATAGAGGCGTACCACTTGCTATTGCGGTAAACAATGGTGCAGGTGGATGGCGTTCCCCATTGACGCGCCTTGCCTCGCATCTGGATTTGGCAACCTAAGTCTTTTAGTTCTAAATAGCCATTCACGCCTGTTGAATGTACCTTGAAACCTTGCCTAGCATCAGGATAAGTCCATCCGCTATATCGGCGAATTGACTGAAATCTTGGGTAGCCTCCTAACCCCTTAAAGAAGCGGACAAAAGCAAAATCAACTCGCTTAACCGTAGCCTGTAATGACCCATGATTAAGTGCTTTATACTCGTTCCAACAATCCTTAAATGGTACTAGCGCCGCCTGTTGAGTTAAGTAATTGATTGACTTACCGAACTTTTGATAGCTGGTTTTACGGTGTTCAACGCAGGCGTTAAATAAATATGCGTGTAGCCGTCTTGCCTCAAACAGCTTTGCCATTTGTGCTTTAGATGGATATAGCCTAAAAGTAACCCTGCGTGTCATCATAGGTTTATTATACAGTGCAGGTGTGGGCAAGTAAAGTGAAACCAAGGAAAGGTTCGCACAGTGTTTTTAGCGTTAGGTTGCATTTCGTGTTCGTCACTCATTACAGACGTAAAGCAATTACCGCCCCAATGCTAGAACGGATTAAACAGATGTTTGACGGGGTATGCAAAACGATGGAATGCGAGTTATTAGAATGCTCTGGCGAAGCTGACCACGTACATTTATTAGTTGACTTTCACCCCAAACATTCTATCTCTGCGGTGGCAGGATCTTTAAAGGCAGCTACTAGCCGCATGGTAAAGAAAGAGTTTGCGGCTGAATTTTCCAAGTGGTATAGCAAGCAGTCTTTCTGGTCGGGGTCTTACTATGTTGCGTCGTCTGGTGGTGCGCCCATAGAAAAACTGAAAGAGTATATTAAGAATCAGGATGTTCCAGTTAATTAATTGGCGACTCCGTTCCACTGCGCCGCCGCGCTATCCCTCCCCAATTCGCTGCGCTGAAATTGGGGACACTCGCGCAAACTTTGTATCAAGTTAAATTTTCACAGGAAATTCTTGATGGGGCAACTCGTAACCTTGTAAAACAAGGAAGAATGACAAGCAGTAAGGCAATGCGCTATCAGGTAATGATCAAATATCATTTTCCTGAAGCAATATGTGGAAGTACCTGAAAAACTGGTTGCACTCATGATAAATCATCCAAACGATCGCCATGTTGTTGCTGCTGCGATCGTCGCTAAAGCTGAGATAATTGTAACCACTAATCTCAAGCACTTTCCTCAAGATACGCTTTCTCCAGTTGGAATTGAAGCTCAACACCCAGATGTGTTTCTTACAAACCTGCTTCATCAGTTTCCAGAGTTAGTGCTTCAGCTGATTCAGCAGCAGTCTGAAGATTTAAAGAATCCGCCAGTAAGTATTGATGAACTCCTGGTAAAACTATACAAGCAAGTACCTAACTTTGTAAGCAAAGTACGACTAACACTACAAAGTATTGATTGATGAATTATAAACTGCTCAATCATGTTAAATCTAAAATCATCGAGTGGTGAAGCGGCATGAAAGCACAGGTGTATCGCGGTGTCAAGCAGCTAAGTTACGAAGAGTTGCCAATACCGACTCTCGAAGCTGATGAAGTGTTGGTACGAGTGCGCGTTGTCGGCTTGTGTCAATCGGATATTAAAAAAATTGTTTATCCTTTACACGAACCGCCGCGCATTTTTGGACATGAAACAGCGGGAGTCATTGCAGCCGTTGGAGAAGATGTGAAAACCTGGCAAGTGGGAACTCGCGTCGTTGTGATGCATCACATTCCTTGTATGCGCTGCGGCTACTGTCTCAACGACAATTTCTCAATGTGTGATGTGTATAAAAACATTTGTACAACAGCGGGATTTACACCCAGCGGTGGTGGTTTTGCTGAATACGTTAAAGTTCCTGGTCATATTGTACGTAACGGTGGGTTAATTCCCATTCCAGATCATGTGAGTTTTGAAATCGCTAGTTTTGTCGAACCGACGAATTGTTGTCTAAAGGCGGTGAAAAAAGCCCAAATAGCCCCAGGACAAACTGTATTGGTGACAGGTGCAGGACCAATTGGGTTAATGT
This window contains:
- the crtI gene encoding phytoene desaturase family protein — encoded protein: MSRQQAIVIGAGIGGLAMGIRLQSLGFDTTIVEKLDSPGGRAYVRHADGFTFDMGPTVITVPHFIEELFSLERDRADLATPDFPDEIVDESKRIKTGVSGGSNTSRYVKIVPILPFYRIYFDDGSFFDYDGDPVHTREQIQRLGEPGDLEGYERFHQDAKAIFDRGFLELGYTHFGTVGSMLKVAPDLMRLDAVRNLFSFSSKYFKSDKLRQVFSFETLLVGGNPLSVPAIYAMIHFVEKTWGIHFAMGGTGALVNGFVRKFEELGGKMLYNAEVTQINVTRQGRKKVATGITLADGSVLNADLVVSNGDWANTYGKLIDSKYRRWNSDTRIKLTQQSMSLFVIYFGFKADGREADKLRHHTIILGPRYEELLRDIFGRKILAADFSQYLHVPTLTDPSLAPPGHHAAYTLLPVPHNGSKLDWQQLGEPLADTVLKFIDERGYLPGLTERLVHKSFITPDYFEHTLNSYVGNAFGPEPRLYQSAFFRPHNRSEDIANLYLVGAGTQPGAGTPSVMMSAKMTARLIAQDFKVANEIVNAQPEPKLTYR
- a CDS encoding YdcF family protein, which codes for MFLYLSKLLPLFFYPLGLACILIIFALITLWKKPRQASTALTIALVVLLLASNGWVSRSLVRSLEFQNIPQQLPNADAIVVLGGATKPAFPPRPSVDLSEESDRMFYAAQLYHQKKAPFVILSGGRIDWSGAGPSESADMAIIMQQLGVPESAIIQEPDSLNTYENAVNVKKILRSRQFNQVLLVTSAMHMPRSLAIFNKLKISAIPAPTDFLASGDMQYISNSSEAALLNLLPEAERLYQSTRALKEYVGLVVYRLRGWL
- a CDS encoding ferredoxin-thioredoxin reductase variable chain yields the protein MKVGDRVRVKESVIVYHHPEHRGEPFDIKGLEGEIVSFANEWQGKPISANLPIQVQFTKKFKAHLRETEIEVLS
- a CDS encoding NfeD family protein, which codes for MPINVTLLWLIAGAILCLMELVLPTAFVAFMMGLSAFVVAIVSLIVPQLSLQAFLWLGLSAALILLSRRLLIPKRKKLQEAFIAETLTEIPAGRDGRVIYEGNSWRARCEDRHLAIAPSQKVYVVRREGTTLIVVPEDLLH
- a CDS encoding SPFH domain-containing protein, which gives rise to MNELFLLVALALGGSALAGSVKVINQGNEALVERLGSYNKKLEPGLNFVFPFVDKVVFRETIREKVLDIPPQKCITRDNVSIEVDAVVYWRIVDMEKAWYRVENLQSAMVNLVLTQIRSEMGRLELDETFTARAQINEILLRDLDIATDPWGVKVTRVELRDIIPSLAVQESMELQMSAERRKRAAILTSEGERESAVNSAKGRAEAQILEAEAQQKATILQAEAHQKTIVLHAQAERQQQVLKAQATAEALQIITKTLQTSPEAREALQFLIAQNYLDMGTKIGSSDSSKVMFMDPRSIPATIEGMRSIVSDGSNNLPQVNGDRIN
- a CDS encoding Fur family transcriptional regulator, encoding MKAERTRSQERILKLLKSINKAISAQDIYVELRNRNQSVGLATVYRALEALKLEGVVQVRTLASGESLYSSVQQDKHHLTCLQCGRSIAINQCPVHDLETQLHQAHQFKIFYHTLEFFGLCNQCQMAQAAGVGAE
- the purS gene encoding phosphoribosylformylglycinamidine synthase subunit PurS; amino-acid sequence: MRKYQAHIYVTLRPSVLDPAGTAVVSGLQHMGYDTVEQVRIGKYIELSLSAQDEDSARQQLNIICDQLLANPVIENYRFDLVEREEVSA
- the purQ gene encoding phosphoribosylformylglycinamidine synthase subunit PurQ is translated as MKFGIVVFPGSNCDRDVAYVTRDLLQQPTRMIWHEETDISDLDVVIIPGGFSYGDYLRCGAIARFSPVMQQVVKHAEQGKFVLGICNGFQVLTEAGLLPGALIRNRDLHFICDRVPLKVERTDLPWTQSYTQGEIITLPLAHGEGQFYANEDTIKQLEDNNQVIFRYYGDNPNGSINNIAGICNAKGNVIGMMPHPERASDPVLGNTDGLGLFKGIGMSEKVASS